One genomic window of Glycine soja cultivar W05 chromosome 9, ASM419377v2, whole genome shotgun sequence includes the following:
- the LOC114367738 gene encoding phosphoinositide phosphatase SAC3-like isoform X1: protein MASSENKPSSHSSPPAHACLHKFRLYETLSNFYMIGRDKSRTYWRVLKIDRLDPSELNVLEDSTTYTESECSDLLKRIHEGNRSTGGLKFVTTCYGIVGFIKFLGPYYMLLITKRRQIGAISGNTVYAVSKCEMIPLQSSSVHSNITDSINENRYKKLLCMVDLTKDFFFSYSYHIMRSLQKNLCDSETGHVLYETMFVWNEFLTRGIRNHLQNTVWTVALVYGFFKQETLTISGREFILTLIARRSRHYAGTRYLRRGVNDKGRVANDVETEQIVFEDVPEGLPVQICSVVQNRGSIPLFWSQETSRLNLKPDIILSKKDQNYEATRLHFENLVKRYGHPVIILNLIKSHERKPRESILRSEFGKAIDFINKDLSQENRLRFLHWDLKHFQSKATNVLLLLGKVAAYALTVTGFLYCQVPPTPRPEDCIKCPSISFAYGNIDKGSFQPTRQADVDNKDGNTLERKPSGESNLANGNHFVKPPMFQRGVLRTNCIDCLDRTNVAQYAYGLAALGHQLHALGIIDHPKIDLDDPLSDDLMGFYERMGDTLAHQYGGSAAHKKIFSERRGQWKAATQSQEFFRTLQRYYSNAYMDAEKQNAINIFLGHFQPQLGKPALWDLGSDQHYDIGRYGDDDASLCGNSELWLFRSFVKRCFSDGSIIDGNSTPMSTPNPKLEKFSKLGLQDQSEEGSKAFCESSPEISTSSETESGMSFSRYTPLMPHRHLFGDIQRERFFHSDHISYSGHGDSFSSSNFVDLDWLSSGNSCEEEPFERLSITNSSIARLSSENVINGVIMGGDTPSTSDLDSNNKGRERTGSELSNRDGRSKVLEEFPDTFVNWVTNGQTLCN, encoded by the exons ATGGCGTCGTCGGAGAATAAACCTTCTTCTCACTCTTCTCCTCCTGCACATGCGTGTTTGCATAAGTTCAGGCTCTATGAGACTCTTTCG AACTTCTACATGATAGGAAGGGACAAGAGCAGGACTTATTGGAGAGTGTTAAAGATTGACCGTCTAGATCCCTCTGAGCTGAATGTGCTTGAAGATTCCACCACCTATACAGAAAGTGAATGTTCTGACCTGTTGAAGCGTATACATGAGGGGAACAGGTCCACTGGTGGACTGAAATTTGTTACAACTTGTTATGGAATTGTTG GGTTCATAAAATTTTTGGGCCCTTACTACATGCTGCTTATCACAAAAAGAAGGCAAATTGGTGCAATCAGTGGTAATACAGTATATGCTGTCTCAAAGTGTGAGATGATTCCACTGCAAAGTTCTTCTGTTCATTCTAACATCACCGATTCTATAAATGAAAACAG ATACAAGAAGCTCCTATGCATGGTCGACCTTACAAAGGATTTCTTTTTTAGCTACTCATATCATATTATGCGTAGTCTTCAAAAGAATTTGTGTGATAGTGAGACAGGCCATGTTCTTTATGAGACCATGTTTGTCTGGAATGAGTTTTTGACTCGAGGAATTAGGAATCACCTCCAGAATACTGTTTGGACAGTAGCACTAGTCTACGGTTTTTTTAAACAG GAAACACTTACAATATCTGGGCGGGAGTTCATACTTACTCTCATTGCAAGACGATCTCGCCATTATGCTGGCACTAG gtaTTTGAGGCGAGGTGTAAATGACAAGGGTAGAGTAGCTAATGATGTGGAGACAGAACAAATTGTATTTGAGGATGTTCCTGAAGGTCTTCCAGTCCAAATATGCTCTGTTGTCCAGAATCGGGGTTCAATCCCTCTCTTCTGGTCACAGGAAACTTCACGTCTAAATCTTAAGCCGGATATTATAT TGTCAAAGAAAGATCAGAATTATGAAGCCACTAGACTTCACTTTGAAAATCTTGTCAAAAGATACGGGCATCCtgtaataattttgaatttgattaag TCACACGAGAGGAAACCTCGAGAGTCCATACTTCGTTCTGAGTTTGGTAAGGCTATTGATTTCATTAACAAAGATTTATCACAGGAGAACAGGTTGAGGTTTCTTCATTGGGATCTTAAACATTTTCAGAG CAAAGCGACAAATGTTTTGCTACTTCTGGGAAAAGTGGCTGCATATGCTTTGACAGTAACAGGTTTCTTATATTGTCAAGTGCCACCAACTCCTAGACCTGAAGACTGTATAAAATGTCCATCTATTAG TTTTGCATACGGAAATATCGATAAGGGAAGCTTTCAACCCACTAGACAAGCTGATGTCGACAACAAAGATGGTAATACTTTAGAGAGGAAACCTAGTGGAGAAAGCAACCTTGCTAACGGAAACCATTTTGTCAAGCCACCTATGTTCCAGAGGGGGGTTCTCAGAACCAATTGCATAGACTGCTTAGATCGCACAAATGTTGCACAATATGCATATGGGTTGGCTGCTCTTGGCCACCAGCTTCATGCTCTGGGAATTATTGACCACCCAAAAATTGACCTTGATGATCCTCTAAGTGATGATTTGATGGGATTTTATGAGCGGATGGGTGACACACTTGCACACCAGTATGGTGGTTCTGCTGCACACAAAAAG ATATTCTCTGAGAGGAGGGGGCAATGGAAAGCTGCAACACAGTCCCAAGAGTTTTTTAGGACTCTTCAACGCTATTATAGCAATGCTTACATGGATGCTGAAAAGCAAAATGCAATTAACAT ATTCCTGGGGCATTTTCAGCCACAACTGGGTAAGCCTGCTCTTTGGGATTTGGGCTCAGATCAACATTATGATATAGGGAGATATGGGGATGATGATGCAAG CTTATGTGGTAACTCTGAATTATGGCTTTTTAGGTCATTTGTCAAAAGGTGTTTCTCAGATGGAAGCATCATTGATGGCAATTCTACACCTATGTCAACCCCAAATCCAAAGCTTGAAAAATTCTCAAAGCTAGGTTTGCAGGACCAATCAGAAGAAGGAAGCAAGGCTTTTTGTGAGTCATCGCCTGAAATATCAACTTCTTCTGAGACTGAGAGTGGCATGTCATTTTCAAG GTACACTCCCTTAATGCCTCATAGACATCTTTTTGGAGATATACAAAGAGAGCGCTTCTTTCATAGTGACCATATTTCCTATTCTGGGCATGGAGATTCATTCAGCTCTTCCAACTTTGTTGACCTGGATTGGCTGTCTTCAGGAAATTCATGTGAAGAAGAGCCATTTGAGAG GTTATCAATTACCAACTCTTCGATTGCTAGGCTTTCTTCAGAAAATGTTATCAATGGAGTTATTATGGGAGGAGATACTCCCTCCACTAGTGATTTGGACTCAAACAATAAG GGAAGAGAGCGAACTGGGTCAGAGTTATCCAACCGTGATGGCCGGTCCAAAGTTCTAGAGGAATTTCCTGATACTTTTGTAAACTGGGTGACTAATGGACAGACACTTTGCAATTGA
- the LOC114367738 gene encoding phosphoinositide phosphatase SAC3-like isoform X2 gives MASSENKPSSHSSPPAHACLHKFRLYETLSNFYMIGRDKSRTYWRVLKIDRLDPSELNVLEDSTTYTESECSDLLKRIHEGNRSTGGLKFVTTCYGIVGFIKFLGPYYMLLITKRRQIGAISGNTVYAVSKCEMIPLQSSSVHSNITDSINENRYKKLLCMVDLTKDFFFSYSYHIMRSLQKNLCDSETGHVLYETMFVWNEFLTRGIRNHLQNTVWTVALVYGFFKQETLTISGREFILTLIARRSRHYAGTRYLRRGVNDKGRVANDVETEQIVFEDVPEGLPVQICSVVQNRGSIPLFWSQETSRLNLKPDIILSKKDQNYEATRLHFENLVKRYGHPVIILNLIKSHERKPRESILRSEFGKAIDFINKDLSQENRLRFLHWDLKHFQSKATNVLLLLGKVAAYALTVTGFLYCQVPPTPRPEDCIKCPSISFAYGNIDKGSFQPTRQADVDNKDGNTLERKPSGESNLANGNHFVKPPMFQRGVLRTNCIDCLDRTNVAQYAYGLAALGHQLHALGIIDHPKIDLDDPLSDDLMGFYERMGDTLAHQYGGSAAHKKIFSERRGQWKAATQSQEFFRTLQRYYSNAYMDAEKQNAINIFLGHFQPQLGKPALWDLGSDQHYDIGRYGDDDARSFVKRCFSDGSIIDGNSTPMSTPNPKLEKFSKLGLQDQSEEGSKAFCESSPEISTSSETESGMSFSRYTPLMPHRHLFGDIQRERFFHSDHISYSGHGDSFSSSNFVDLDWLSSGNSCEEEPFERLSITNSSIARLSSENVINGVIMGGDTPSTSDLDSNNKGRERTGSELSNRDGRSKVLEEFPDTFVNWVTNGQTLCN, from the exons ATGGCGTCGTCGGAGAATAAACCTTCTTCTCACTCTTCTCCTCCTGCACATGCGTGTTTGCATAAGTTCAGGCTCTATGAGACTCTTTCG AACTTCTACATGATAGGAAGGGACAAGAGCAGGACTTATTGGAGAGTGTTAAAGATTGACCGTCTAGATCCCTCTGAGCTGAATGTGCTTGAAGATTCCACCACCTATACAGAAAGTGAATGTTCTGACCTGTTGAAGCGTATACATGAGGGGAACAGGTCCACTGGTGGACTGAAATTTGTTACAACTTGTTATGGAATTGTTG GGTTCATAAAATTTTTGGGCCCTTACTACATGCTGCTTATCACAAAAAGAAGGCAAATTGGTGCAATCAGTGGTAATACAGTATATGCTGTCTCAAAGTGTGAGATGATTCCACTGCAAAGTTCTTCTGTTCATTCTAACATCACCGATTCTATAAATGAAAACAG ATACAAGAAGCTCCTATGCATGGTCGACCTTACAAAGGATTTCTTTTTTAGCTACTCATATCATATTATGCGTAGTCTTCAAAAGAATTTGTGTGATAGTGAGACAGGCCATGTTCTTTATGAGACCATGTTTGTCTGGAATGAGTTTTTGACTCGAGGAATTAGGAATCACCTCCAGAATACTGTTTGGACAGTAGCACTAGTCTACGGTTTTTTTAAACAG GAAACACTTACAATATCTGGGCGGGAGTTCATACTTACTCTCATTGCAAGACGATCTCGCCATTATGCTGGCACTAG gtaTTTGAGGCGAGGTGTAAATGACAAGGGTAGAGTAGCTAATGATGTGGAGACAGAACAAATTGTATTTGAGGATGTTCCTGAAGGTCTTCCAGTCCAAATATGCTCTGTTGTCCAGAATCGGGGTTCAATCCCTCTCTTCTGGTCACAGGAAACTTCACGTCTAAATCTTAAGCCGGATATTATAT TGTCAAAGAAAGATCAGAATTATGAAGCCACTAGACTTCACTTTGAAAATCTTGTCAAAAGATACGGGCATCCtgtaataattttgaatttgattaag TCACACGAGAGGAAACCTCGAGAGTCCATACTTCGTTCTGAGTTTGGTAAGGCTATTGATTTCATTAACAAAGATTTATCACAGGAGAACAGGTTGAGGTTTCTTCATTGGGATCTTAAACATTTTCAGAG CAAAGCGACAAATGTTTTGCTACTTCTGGGAAAAGTGGCTGCATATGCTTTGACAGTAACAGGTTTCTTATATTGTCAAGTGCCACCAACTCCTAGACCTGAAGACTGTATAAAATGTCCATCTATTAG TTTTGCATACGGAAATATCGATAAGGGAAGCTTTCAACCCACTAGACAAGCTGATGTCGACAACAAAGATGGTAATACTTTAGAGAGGAAACCTAGTGGAGAAAGCAACCTTGCTAACGGAAACCATTTTGTCAAGCCACCTATGTTCCAGAGGGGGGTTCTCAGAACCAATTGCATAGACTGCTTAGATCGCACAAATGTTGCACAATATGCATATGGGTTGGCTGCTCTTGGCCACCAGCTTCATGCTCTGGGAATTATTGACCACCCAAAAATTGACCTTGATGATCCTCTAAGTGATGATTTGATGGGATTTTATGAGCGGATGGGTGACACACTTGCACACCAGTATGGTGGTTCTGCTGCACACAAAAAG ATATTCTCTGAGAGGAGGGGGCAATGGAAAGCTGCAACACAGTCCCAAGAGTTTTTTAGGACTCTTCAACGCTATTATAGCAATGCTTACATGGATGCTGAAAAGCAAAATGCAATTAACAT ATTCCTGGGGCATTTTCAGCCACAACTGGGTAAGCCTGCTCTTTGGGATTTGGGCTCAGATCAACATTATGATATAGGGAGATATGGGGATGATGATGCAAG GTCATTTGTCAAAAGGTGTTTCTCAGATGGAAGCATCATTGATGGCAATTCTACACCTATGTCAACCCCAAATCCAAAGCTTGAAAAATTCTCAAAGCTAGGTTTGCAGGACCAATCAGAAGAAGGAAGCAAGGCTTTTTGTGAGTCATCGCCTGAAATATCAACTTCTTCTGAGACTGAGAGTGGCATGTCATTTTCAAG GTACACTCCCTTAATGCCTCATAGACATCTTTTTGGAGATATACAAAGAGAGCGCTTCTTTCATAGTGACCATATTTCCTATTCTGGGCATGGAGATTCATTCAGCTCTTCCAACTTTGTTGACCTGGATTGGCTGTCTTCAGGAAATTCATGTGAAGAAGAGCCATTTGAGAG GTTATCAATTACCAACTCTTCGATTGCTAGGCTTTCTTCAGAAAATGTTATCAATGGAGTTATTATGGGAGGAGATACTCCCTCCACTAGTGATTTGGACTCAAACAATAAG GGAAGAGAGCGAACTGGGTCAGAGTTATCCAACCGTGATGGCCGGTCCAAAGTTCTAGAGGAATTTCCTGATACTTTTGTAAACTGGGTGACTAATGGACAGACACTTTGCAATTGA